From Oryza sativa Japonica Group chromosome 4, ASM3414082v1, one genomic window encodes:
- the LOC4336738 gene encoding uncharacterized protein has product MVSVYEEARERWTWKNQVTEEGPYGFKILSQIRRQDHDCCTFSAMASTLEANVRVQHGRNDQFSIPHLQFIDAQSKISAPNTNETKVLRLLKSLKERDGGVYLDEDYDSEGNLRALDAKVCRVWKFNLYHVKDIIHLRSALHRLRRQGPLLAVIRISRNYDECRKSGHVYKYDPARICTYDDGKPKTHALCVVSFVTEKGTPCLECQDSHGTAWGIGGYLTVEIRSLKELYSVRVT; this is encoded by the exons ATGGTTTCTGTATACGAAGAAGCACGGGAAAGGTGGACTTGGAAAAATCAAGTAACAGAAGAAGGGCCTTATGGCTTTAAAATTCTCTCCCAAATAAGACGCCAGGACCATG ACTGCTGTACCTTCTCTGCTATGGCTTCAACTCTCGAGGCCAATGTAAGAGTTCAGCATGGAAGGAACGATCAATTTTCCATACCTCACCTGCAATTTATAGATGCTCAATCAAAAATCAGTGCACCAAATACCAATGAGACAAAGGTACTGAGGCTTTTGAAAAGTCTAAAAGAGAGAGACGGTGGGGTTTACTTGGATGAAGACTATGATAGTGAG gGGAATCTCCGAGCCTTAGATGCTAAAGTTTGCAGGGTATGGAAGTTCAATCTCTACCATGTGAAGGACATTATTCATCTTCGAAGTGCTCTTCATCGGCTGCGCAGGCAAGGGCCTTTACTGGCTGTTATCCGCATCAGCCGTAATTATGATGAGTGCCGCAAGTCAGGCCATGTCTACAAATATGATCCTGCCCGAATCTGCACATATGATGATGGGAAACCCAAGACGCACGCGTTGTGTGTTGTTTCGTTTGTAACTGAGAAGGGTACACCATGCCTTGAGTGTCAGGACTCTCACGGCACAGCTTGGGGTATTGGCGGTTACTTAACTGTGGAAATCAGGTCACTAAAAGAGCTATACAGTGTTAGAGTTACGTAG